aaatctcttataccaacatctcggcgcctgtttgagaccgtatagagatttttTCAGCCtacaaaccaagttctcttttccctgttcttcaaaaccttctggttggagcatgtaaatttcctATGCAAGCTCttcatgaagaaatgcagttttgacatttaactgctccaagtacaattTAAATGTAGCACACATTGCCAGGACCACTCAAAttattgtgagtcgaaccatcggagaaaatatctcattgaagtctataccttctttctgagtgaatccttttaccaccaatcttgcatgatacttctccacttgatcattaccattgcgtttgatcttgtggatctatttgtttccaatggccttccttccttgtggtaattgaacaagatatgatgttttgttttttatgaagtgcttcaatttcttctcgcattgctgccatccacagagatgattattggcctttcatagcctcgtgaaaagttgaagtcTTTCCATcctctgttaatagacagtatgtaACATTGCCCtctatagaataatctgagtgccaagctggttctcttctctccctaatTGACCATCAAACTTATGatgtttcgatctcagcttgctcttattcttcgtgctctggtgctgcttcagaagaaattgaaacttcttctatttcttcaacttcaactgtagtagtctctgatttttctttcgaagtgctaccttcttttccttgtatcttattttcaacaaacacaacatccttgctgattaccaccttgcgggcagtggaatcccacaagcgataccgtTTGACTTCaccagcataccctaagaaaatgcattccctagaTTTCGGATTCAACTTCGATTTtttttgggtgttgtacataacataagtaggactttcgaatatatgtaagcgagaataatcagctggttttcctgtccacatctccattggcattttcagatcaattgcggttgatggtgaccgattgatcacataaaaaatgattttgactgcttctgcccagaatggtttttccaaccttgcagttgccaacatagctcttgtccgttccaacaaggttctgttcatccgctctgctactctattttgttgtggagtatatgccaccgtgaactaccttttaataccttcttgtttataatcaaattcattaccagtgtattctcctccattatcggTCCTCAaatacttgatctttttctcatattcaagttcaacatgcgctttgaactctttgaaaacCGGAAAAACATCTGTGTTTtttttgattggatacacctAACTTCTCTTGGAGTAATTAtcgataaatgacacgaaatattttgctcctcctagggactctaccggtgcttgccagacatcataatggaccagatctaatatttccttgcttttaacAAAGGAAtcgctaaacttcagtctatgttgcttactggtaacacaatgctcacaaaagggtagtgaaactttttgagccctggaagaagcttttgctcatcAAGAATAAACCttgttccgacatatggccaagtttacgatgccacatcatcgttgattctacAAATGAACTTGTTGACGCGGTTGATGCCTCTCCTtgttggtgtgtttcacctttaagcacatatagagttgcagcaagtttttctgctttcattaCTACAAACgctccttttgatattttcatgactccaccatgagtcttatatgaacattcTTTATCATCTAATTATCCCAAAGACAATAAATTCTtactcaagtcttttacatgttgTACCTCTTGGATGGTGCGTACCGTgtcatcatacatctttattttgatggacccaataccaataacatccaaagcatgatcgtctcTCATGAACACATACCCTCctaagataggattatattgattgaACCATTCTTTCCGGGAAGTCATGTGTCATGTTGCTCCTGtatccatgatccagacatcactGAAATATTTTCTGTctttattatttgatattgcttcactacataaaatatcgccatcatccaaGGTACTTGCaatattcccttgagcatttgatgactcagggtgttcactcttcttcttgaaccgacaatctttcttgaagtgtctttttttgccacagttgtaacacttgatattcttcttaattcttgattgagatctaccatgattgtgactcgcACTGGGGACACCGTTTCGTTGATCTTCCTCTCAcaatcatcaaagcttcagcttgctgcaaACTTTCTTGtttgtcttccttatttttgtgccgattttcttcttctaagacagcggctgcaattttaTTGAAAACTAAACTATCCGTATTGTTTGTCAGGTTGATGATAAGTTGATCATATGAGTCGGGCAAATTTTGAAGTAGAAGttccgcacgttcagtcccctctattttgcaatcCATTATTATAAGTTgcaaaaatagagtattcaaagtattgatgtgttcagtaaccgacatggactctgtcattcgaagagtatacaatcttctttttaagaagattttattatgcaaagacttggcctcgtACAATTCCGTAatagtatcccatatttccttcccCGTCCGTTTTTCaaccacactagacaacacttgatcagctagtgccaaatGTAATTCAGCAACTGCGTTgttgtctatgtcgttccacttgctgtcatcagtaAAGTCTATGGGCATgtcttcaattgcagctaagcaattattttttctcaatatcgctcttattttcatttttcacaatgagaatttagtcccattgaatttctcaacgtcaaactttgttatACTCGACATTGTtttttgcttcacacccttctagattatTTCTGATATTTTTGCGAataatcgtgacaaactgtactgtcaccgaattttactattcataaaaatttactattcacagatagtaccttcgcataaaacagacaAAATAACcgtgggctctgataccactgttgggggatgaagcactacaactaaagtttgatatgataataaataatgaaaataaattggacacgagaattttacgtggaaacccttcaaacagatagaggggaaaaatcacggggtagaaggatcttactatgataatatgggagtacactgctctcaaatacaaggagaaaacaacatgtaacacttctctcttgtaaaatgAACAActtactaaagaggacactcaagattacaatatttatcttggtgtgtaactctctttgtgttcttactcttttggatgtgggatgatctaaatgagggaaagagaccctctatttataggaaactagaaacgcaTAAAATTCGCATAAAATTCGCGTATTGCACCTCTCTTTTTGACTACACGTTTAAAATGCGTTTTGTagtatttgactatcttgcacATTAAATATTGAACATAAAGCTTGATTAAATCTTATATCTATCACTTTTGGTATATTGTCACTTTGACACAAGTCTGCAcgctttttaatttttattttaaaatacctCGTACCATTAAGAATATcaatagataatttgtttgcacatccaacaacaacataaacatCTACATGTAATTcagaataaattttatattgcaATTACTTgtctaaaaaatttaaattcgcCTATACAAAAAAACAATAAGTAACAACAAGGGGAATTGTTATTGGATACTTGAAATTTTTAGTTGTTGTTGAGATTTGATTTCCTACCTTATAATTTTCTCTCctaatttttatctttattaatatttaaaGAGAGAATTGTTATTGAAAGTGAACTCAATAACCACAATAAAGGTTGGGTCGTAATATTTACGCTTGTGACTTTGATAATTATTCcaaaactccaaataactaAAGAGGAAGATGAAAGAGCCTACCACCTAAACAAATTGTGAGTTTGAGATATTTTCATGACCGAAAAAAAGAGAGGAGTTTTAGATATTTTACGTATATAACTCCTCATTAATGtcctcatttttttaaaaaaaataaaaaaaataaaaaaatgagttGAACTGATTCAACCAGACAAATTACGTATAAGTCCTTAAtgtgattttctttttctttattttgcatTTCCATTTAAATATTGGGGGTAAATTTTAAACTTCCTGAGGTACACTTTATTTTTTCTAGATCCCACTTGTACACTTTATTTTTTCTAGATTTCATTTAGTGGAATTTCAcaaaatatgttattgttgttaaaCTTGTTTTTTTACTATGTAAAAATGatcaattttatcttttattataaaaataaataaatatgcatatgtTATTATCTAAATGGTTCatatataacatttttttttgtttgaattgtCTAAGCTGAAGTGAACGCCATGTGACATGACACCTCAGTGTCTAACCCATTTTATTCCCATTCCACTTCTTCTTTCAATATCTTTCATTTGTGTGAATTATTTTATCAACATAAACAATACCGTGTatgccaaaaataaaaatgtaactTTACTTGAGTTACTACAAAgtttagctcaagtcgtagatATAGATCATCAATTCCACCTTCTATATGAAGTAAATAATCACATGATTATGGTATAATATTTATCCTGATAATCTTTTTAATGAAACACAAATGGATATGGATTTTGATctcaaattttatataaaaacaaaagggcAAAACAGTCATATCactttttcaaataatttcCGCTTCCGAACTTTTGTCTCTCTTACGCGCAAATTCAGTAGCTTTTATTAACTTTTTTCACACGAAAGAAGTTTATAGTTTCAGAGaaaatagagagaaagagagagcccATACCGGCACCGGCAAAGCAATGATCATAGAAGACATAAAGACTACTGCATTGAATCTCTGATTCCCATTTTTAAGTTTTCTTTTGATAGAGAAAATCTTCAGTGGACCGGAATTTAGGGATACAAACAATAAATTCTTGTATATGGGTGTGTGAGTGTTGTTTGAACTTTGAAGAATTTGTTGGAAAATTGAAGTGGAAGTGTTATCCATGAGTAATTCTGAGTAATGGGTGTTGGATAAATTTTGAAATGGGGGTTTCCCAGAACGATTCTTGTAGAATGGAAGGGTGGTTATATCTTATTCGGTCTAATCGGTTTGGGCTTCAGTACTCGAGGAAACGCTACTTTGTTCTTCACGATCTTCTTCTCAAGAGCTATAAATCAAACCCAGTTACAAACAATGAGGTTTATCATTCTCTCCCTCTCTTTCTCTGTATGCTAATTGAAATCACAATTTGGGTTAAATCCCATTGTGTGTTTTAAATAGTTATTTTGTGAAGGCCTTGTTATTTGCTTTACAGGTTtagcatatgatatgaatgGCTTAAGTTTAATTGATAAGAAGTTCTTGCCAACTTGTAATTTGATTTTGCCAGTGtgctatattatttttaatttgatcaGAGGCAAGTAATGCTGCACCCAATTCTGTGTCAATGAACTTGGAATTAATactaacacacacacacacatacattgTAGATGCATGTAGCCCCGAGCTCCATGCTAACACTTGTACTCCatatgtttcaatttgtttgtctcgTTCTTACTTAGCACGAAGTTTATAAGACTtatgaatcttgtggtctttaACTAAAGATACGTAGGTcgtagaatgtaccaaaatgttcgttgatcttgtggtcttaaacctGCCATATGTAAAGTTGGACTTAAGGAGTTGCCAGAAAAGGAAGagacattttttttgaaactgactaaaaaagaaagtaagacaaacaaattgaaataaaggaagtttgatttttttgagttaGGAAAGTGGGTGATTTTCTTTTCAATAGTATTCCCTCGTTTCTATTTGTTTATTAGTTACTATTTTGGATAGTCGGgatattttctttgaccataattttttcaaatacttcctatatattttgaattgtgTATAACTTCATTGAGAGTCGGAAAAAGTCCTGGTATAAGATAGTGGTTTCCAAGCTGTCAAAAGTTTTCTTATATCTCTCCCTCTCCATATAACCATATTAGCGCCAGAGATGCTTCATCCCATACTTAGTGCCTTCTTGAAATTATTCATTCGCCATGTTATCAGGACTCACTGCAATATGTCatgttgatttgtttttttgtaGGATCCTGTTAGAAGTGCTGTTATTGATTCCTGCATTAGGGTGACAGACAATGGGAGAGAGAGCATTCAAAGAAAAGTATGATCCTTATCCCAGTTCCAAAACATGGCAGAGACTATTTGTTCTGACTGGGTTTTGATCATTAAATGCATCAACTTCTCTACTGAGACTTTCTGATTTTGTTACTTCTGCATTCTCCCAGGTTGTGTTCATATTCACTctatacaatgcctcaaatcatAATGATCAGTTGAAGGTGCGGAAATTGTCTTTCCCCtgtttcagatttttatttttgagaccAACGAATGTCTAAAGAAAATTTACAAACAATAGTTAGGAGCAAACAGTCCCGAGGAAGCAGCAAGATGGATCCAGGCCCTGCAGGAAGCAGCTTTAAAGGTATAAACCAGTCAATATGGGCCATCAAAGTTTCCCTTTGTTGGCAACTGATGATAATGAATAATTGCAGGCAGACATGAATAAAAGAACTTCTGTTTGTCCAAGGCGTGAATCACAGTCTTTGAGGTATTTTGATTTGGTATATCAATATTTTACTTTGCTAAGGATCTTGGAGATATTTATTCTTTGTACAAGCATCTGTTGCTTGTCTCTTGCtaatttctccttcttctttttttcctttttgccaCACAGGTTTAATTGTTCCAACAAATCTCATCGTCTGAAATCCATTGATTGGACTTTCTCTCCATCCTCAGTGGCAGATGCTACGACATCTGATGTTGTTGCACCCTCGTCCTGGACAATATTTGGTTGTCAGAATGGTAGGTTCTAATGATTATTACGTTTGAGAAGCTGAAATTCCATGTAGGATTTTtgctcttatgatatttttttcttccttgagGATCCATTAAGAATTTCTTTTACAATGTTTCTGAGTCATTTTCTCAGAGGTTCTTTTAATTCCTTATTAGTTCTCTTGTGGGGATGGAGACATGGTTGGCTTTATCTTGGGAATTGTTTTAAGATCATTTCTCTGTCTTTCATTGCCAAATGGTCGCTTCCTCTCCTTTTGTTGTTCTTTTTTGCCAATTGTCCTTAAATCACTTGGTATGCAGGTCTTCGGCTATTTAAGGAAGCTAAGGATAGGGAATCTCATGGGAAGGTAACCTAATACTGTCAGTCCCTAAGGCAGTAAATCTACAAGCTCATGTTACTGAACTTGTACCATGCTGTGCAGTGGGATGATCACCCTGCAATAATGGCTGTTGGTGTAGTTGATGGAACTTCAGAGGCCATTTTTCAAACACTCATGTCACTTGGTCCTTCAAGATCGGAGTGAGTTGCGAAGTCTTTAATAAAAAGTCTTCATACAAGCTTCTACTGCAGATACTTCATTGCTACTAAAATTAGTATCTCTTTGCTTTTAAAATATAACTAAGACTTGGATAATATAAGCACCAGAAAACATATGCCTTTCTAGGAAATAACCCATTTTCAGCACTAAGAAAGTCTTCTTTCCTGCAGTTGTTTTATCAAGATTCAATGGAGAATTGAATTGTGAGTTTTGTGAATCCTACTTAATCAAGAGTTGACTTATCTTGCTTCGAAAAAATAGAAAGCTGAGTACAACCAAAATGGTTTTAGTTGAGtacttataaataaatatttacagGTGAGTTATCAAAGTTCATTCAGTATCAGTTAGGTGATGTAAAAGCTACTTGCCCCAACTGTAAGACTAAAAACTAGTGGATAATGTTTGTGAAAAATTTAAGAATGAATTTGCTCATGCGTAGTTATTGAAAGTTGAAGGCCTTAGAATATAATCATGGATGACCATTATATACTATATTTTTGAAGGCTAAACATGAGAAGCAGGAAGTTACGTAGAAAAGGTGGGTTAAAGTAATTATTTGCATTAGTTGTGTAGAAGTTAAAATAAGGGTAGTAATGAGAGTCTGGAAGTTGCAATCCTTTTATTTAAACATTTCGAATCTATTCCCTTTTAGACAGAAAGCTAGAGTCGTAGAAGTATTGGAAAAAGGGTTTTAGTTTACCTACGGTGGAAATCACTGCTGGATATGATTTGTAAATCTTCCAAATTCTGCTCCAATTTAAACTCCATAATTGCTGAATACCTGAGCTGAAGCAATTTGCTTCCTTGCATTAATTTAGCATCTGCTATAATGCTCTCAGAGCCCTTTATTCTTAGTTAAACAAACATGTTAACCATGATACAGTTAAGCATTTGTCATTTCAATAATCTTTTGTACTAGACATATTCTTTCAAGAACTAAGGAACAGAGAAATGCTGTGATCTTGGAGAGTGTATTTGAAGCATCAATGAAATATTGTGTAGCAAGCCGAGCTTAATGGAATTTCTGCTCAGTTCTATGATGTCTCTTCACCAGCACCTGAAAATTTAGAGCTGTGCTACTTCTTCATCCAATAGCTTATGTTTCATGTATCCTTGATTTACTTTGACTTACCGATGAAAAATGTGCGAGATGGGCATGGATGCTTCATATGATTCTTTAAAATGCACTAAAGTTAGAGAAAAAACATATGTGCTCATACCTAATATTTAGACACCTGTAGTTGAGTCCATGTTGGTATATAGCTGCTTAGATGTTAAGTAGATGGCTATTGTAAAATTGATCTAAGTGCTGCTTTCATTGCCTTCCTCTATCGGAGACTGGAAATAAGAATATATTGTATTCTCAAAAGTATTATGTATTTTACTCTGCAGATGGGATCTCTGTAATATACTTATTGTATCCTTATAGTATTATGCTTTTTACTCTGCAGATGGGATTTCTGTCACTACAAGGGTAGTGTCATTGAACACCTTGATGGTCACACAGATATTGTTCATAAGCTTCTACGTCGGGATTGGCTACCTTGGTTAGGCACATGCATGATATTCACTTTCCAAACTGTCTGTACTTTGTTAGGGTTTATGGTTGACATAAGTTGGTGCAGGAGTATGAAAAAAAGAGATCTTCTTTTGCGGCGCTATTGGAGAAGGGAGGATGACGGAACATATGGTACCAATTTTTGTCAATTGGTTTTGGCTGCTTTTCAAAACTGCTCGGTCTGAGCATGACCTATCTGTTTACTCTTGCAGTTATTCTATACCATTCTGTGCTTCATCAGAAGTGTCCATGTCAGAAGGGCTATGTTCGTGCCTTCCTTAAAAGTAATGTATGCCTACAATGTAGAGCGAGTATAAAGTTCATTTTGTCACTCTAGCTGTTATGGATGTGAAATTTTACATGGAAGAGCTAACATTGATAAATTCTCTTAGTGCAGGGATGCCTAATTTCTCCAAATCATGCATCGttgataattttattgttaCATAGCATCAGTCATATGCTTCTACTGCACATGTTTCTTGCACAAGACTACCCTTTGTACTGCACATTATAGATATACTTTGCTAATCATTGCAGGTGGAGGATATGTAATATCACCTGTGAATCAAAAGAGGCAGTCAGTAGTCAAGCATATGCTTGCTATTGATTGGAGATTCTGGAAGTCTAAGTTACAAACATCTTCAGCCAGATATATAACAAGCCACATGCTAGGGAGACTCGCTGGTGTGTTTTTACTGTGAGATCTAGTTTCATATTAGTTACTTTTATTCATGTCTGCACATTATGACTGCTCGTGGGGGCTCAACTTGTGATTTACCGCTGCATTTACAGCTTTGAGAGAGCTTTTTATAGCAAAATTAGGAGATTGCTCGTCCTCATATTTTTTGGAGGAGCATGTGAGAGACAAAAGAGTGCACCAAATTGAAGAAGTTAAGGTTCAAAAACAAACCAGTGGGGAAAATGGAAAGAATATGGAAGATATGGAAGAAGTCGCTAAATCACCTTCTGAACATGCAAGTTTGATGGGGTTAAATGATGCATCGGATGAGTTTTTTGATGTCTCTGAACCACTTGATTATGACCAATCGGAAAATGGCTGGCCTTCTGATTTTGGCCCGGAGATGTACTCTCAGGTATTACCTGTTTAAACCATAATCTttaggagctattctatgagcAGGTAGCTTTTCAGAATTGCAGAAGGCTACATGAGGCATGACTTTCATATATAAGCATGTCTATCTTTTGCTACTAGTAATGAAAGATGTGAAACTTTTTTTCAACCAACTTCTACTTGAATGGCActctatgttttttttttttttgtggtctAGTTTATGTCCTTTATCTGGTTTTAAAGCATATACACTTGAATCCAATAAATATGCAGTCTCTTACGACTTCCACGTCTTAGGACGTCGACAATGTTAATACATTGAAGTTCATTTTCTTATCCCCACCCCCAAAGAAAAGCTTCATTTCTCTCGAGTAGTTCCTGATTCCCTTCATTAAACCCTAATGTAGCAGTCTATTTTGGACCTTATCCCCTCTTGCCTAGACCTATCATCTTGTTACAGAATGTAGATCAGTACTTTTCCAATATGTTTCTTTCCTCTGGGATTTCCTTACGgctttctctttctttatgttattttttcttgttttaggACGCACGGCATGCCAGATTATCATCTGCTGCTGGTTTTGTGAAAAAGTTGCATGATCTTGCTGGTGAGTTTGCTCTATATTGCTATTtcaaaaaactcaattaatggaaaTGTTGAAGTTCTGAGGATTGATATTCCTTTCCCACTTCAGTTCACAAGCGGGGTTATGTAGATCTGCATGAAAAGGCAAAGGAAGATGCATTGTTGTGCCAGTATGGGTCCACTCTTCCAAAAGATCCAACTTGTAATTTGCCTTGCAGTTGGGCCCAAACAGATCCGTCAACTTTTCTTATTCGGGGAGAGACTTATCTAGAAGATCGTAAGAAGGTGGGACTTCATAGTTCATTGAGTTATAGCTGTCTTATTTTTCCCATAAGCATGTTCTGATTCAATTTTTGTGTGGTCCATCTCTGACTCATTTGACCTTGGTAACTGGAAATGCTTCCCTTTATTAAATTGATATCTGTGGTTTGATGTTCCTGCTGTCTGATTAATTTTTGAACCTTACCTACTGATCATCACTCGGCAAAAGCCACATCTTGCTGTCCCACACAGAGTGTTAGTTAAATTACATTAAACAAGACTCCATTGTTTGTGATTCCTGTCAATAAAAGATGTCTAAAATGGCATACCGGCATGGAAACTCAACTTCAAAAAATCTGCAGGCTTCTTGGCTAGTTGTCTGCTATGCTAGCGTGCATGAGATATTCTGGGTTCTTGCCCTACTCATGTCAAAATTTGTTTTGTCCAAAATTGTATTGCACATTTATGTGTGTTGTCCTAACTTTATGTCATTTACTGGTTGTGCGGCTCTGTTACAGATAAAGGCAAAAGGTACGTTGATGCAAATGGTTGCTGCAGATTGGCTGAAGTCTGATAAGCGA
This Solanum dulcamara chromosome 8, daSolDulc1.2, whole genome shotgun sequence DNA region includes the following protein-coding sequences:
- the LOC129900874 gene encoding protein ENHANCED DISEASE RESISTANCE 2-like isoform X1, with the protein product MGVSQNDSCRMEGWLYLIRSNRFGLQYSRKRYFVLHDLLLKSYKSNPVTNNEDPVRSAVIDSCIRVTDNGRESIQRKVVFIFTLYNASNHNDQLKLGANSPEEAARWIQALQEAALKADMNKRTSVCPRRESQSLRFNCSNKSHRLKSIDWTFSPSSVADATTSDVVAPSSWTIFGCQNGLRLFKEAKDRESHGKWDDHPAIMAVGVVDGTSEAIFQTLMSLGPSRSEWDFCHYKGSVIEHLDGHTDIVHKLLRRDWLPWSMKKRDLLLRRYWRREDDGTYVILYHSVLHQKCPCQKGYVRAFLKSGGYVISPVNQKRQSVVKHMLAIDWRFWKSKLQTSSARYITSHMLGRLAALRELFIAKLGDCSSSYFLEEHVRDKRVHQIEEVKVQKQTSGENGKNMEDMEEVAKSPSEHASLMGLNDASDEFFDVSEPLDYDQSENGWPSDFGPEMYSQDARHARLSSAAGFVKKLHDLAVHKRGYVDLHEKAKEDALLCQYGSTLPKDPTCNLPCSWAQTDPSTFLIRGETYLEDRKKIKAKGTLMQMVAADWLKSDKREDDLGGRPGGIVQKYAAKGGPEFFFIVNIQVPGSTTYTLALYYMMDTPIENAPLLESFVKGDDAYRNSRFKLIPYISKGPWIVKQSVGKKACLVGLALEINYFRGKNYLELDINVGSSTVARGVVSLVVGYLNNLVIEMAFLVQGNTPDELPEYLLGTCRLNHLDISKAVQVKP
- the LOC129900874 gene encoding protein ENHANCED DISEASE RESISTANCE 2-like isoform X2 encodes the protein MGVSQNDSCRMEGWLYLIRSNRFGLQYSRKRYFVLHDLLLKSYKSNPVTNNEDPVRSAVIDSCIRVTDNGRESIQRKVVFIFTLYNASNHNDQLKLGANSPEEAARWIQALQEAALKADMNKRTSVCPRRESQSLRFNCSNKSHRLKSIDWTFSPSSVADATTSDVVAPSSWTIFGCQNGLRLFKEAKDRESHGKWDDHPAIMAVGVVDGTSEAIFQTLMSLGPSRSEWDFCHYKGSVIEHLDGHTDIVHKLLRRDWLPWSMKKRDLLLRRYWRREDDGTYVILYHSVLHQKCPCQKGYVRAFLKSGGYVISPVNQKRQSVVKHMLAIDWRFWKSKLQTSSARYITSHMLGRLAALRELFIAKLGDCSSSYFLEEHVRDKRVHQIEEVKVQKQTSGENGKNMEDMEEVAKSPSEHASLMGLNDASDEFFDVSEPLDYDQSENGWPSDFGPEMYSQDARHARLSSAAGFVKKLHDLAVHKRGYVDLHEKAKEDALLCQYGSTLPKDPTCNLPCSWAQTDPSTFLIRGETYLEDRKKIKAKGTLMQMVAADWLKSDKREDDLGGRPGGIVQKYAAKGGPEFFFIVNIQVPGSTTYTLALYYMMDTPIENAPLLESFVKGDDAYRNSRFKLIPYISKLDINVGSSTVARGVVSLVVGYLNNLVIEMAFLVQGNTPDELPEYLLGTCRLNHLDISKAVQVKP
- the LOC129900874 gene encoding protein ENHANCED DISEASE RESISTANCE 2-like isoform X3, with product MGVSQNDSCRMEGWLYLIRSNRFGLQYSRKRYFVLHDLLLKSYKSNPVTNNEDPVRSAVIDSCIRVTDNGRESIQRKVVFIFTLYNASNHNDQLKLGANSPEEAARWIQALQEAALKADMNKRTSVCPRRESQSLRFNCSNKSHRLKSIDWTFSPSSVADATTSDVVAPSSWTIFGCQNGLRLFKEAKDRESHGKWDDHPAIMAVGVVDGTSEAIFQTLMSLGPSRSEWDFCHYKGSVIEHLDGHTDIVHKLLRRDWLPWSMKKRDLLLRRYWRREDDGTYVILYHSVLHQKCPCQKGYVRAFLKSGGYVISPVNQKRQSVVKHMLAIDWRFWKSKLQTSSARYITSHMLGRLAALRELFIAKLGDCSSSYFLEEHVRDKRVHQIEEVKVQKQTSGENGKNMEDMEEVAKSPSEHASLMGLNDASDEFFDVSEPLDYDQSENGWPSDFGPEMYSQDARHARLSSAAGFVKKLHDLAVHKRGYVDLHEKAKEDALLCQYGSTLPKDPTCNLPCSWAQTDPSTFLIRGETYLEDRKKIKAKGTLMQMVAADWLKSDKREDDLGGRPGGIVQKYAAKGGPEFFFIVNIQGMMLIETRGSSSYHIYPRDHG